One part of the Halobellus ruber genome encodes these proteins:
- a CDS encoding FAD-dependent oxidoreductase: protein MTLSSASAYEAAAVPDSGDHAIVVGGSMAGLLTARVLIDGYDRVTLLERDPMTDEPVARRGIPQSQHVHVMLEPARIVLNDLFPGYQDEVRDEGALVLDAATELDYFDNGKRLADPASELPMLCASRPLFEQVVRRRVTDSPEIRIRDECQFVDYRSDDDATAVEGVRFRGETGEERTLSADLVVDATGRTSRTHKWLADNGYTSPPTDRVDVDLAYGTVTVDRPSEERRAYFCVPQVGEPKGGVAIPAEGDSWIVTLFGMHGGHPPGDIESYIDFADRLPMSSIADLLRQQEWVSEEVSVYPFPASQWRHYEALDRFPDGLVVTGDAIASFNPIYGQGMSVAALDALQLHHVLSNGAHDIGLRFFDRAETHLEVVWQVAVGGDFQFEETDGPKPFGTDIFNRYLSRLIDTAHDNEQVAEAFYRVLRLEERPTSLFHPRIAARVLLPS from the coding sequence ATGACTCTGTCATCGGCGTCGGCGTACGAAGCAGCGGCAGTTCCCGACTCCGGGGACCACGCCATCGTGGTCGGTGGAAGTATGGCCGGTCTCCTGACGGCACGGGTCCTGATTGACGGTTATGACCGAGTGACGCTGCTTGAGCGCGATCCAATGACGGACGAACCGGTAGCCCGCCGCGGGATCCCGCAGTCACAGCACGTCCACGTGATGCTAGAGCCGGCCCGAATCGTGCTCAACGACCTGTTCCCGGGATACCAAGACGAGGTTCGGGACGAGGGTGCGCTCGTACTTGATGCCGCAACCGAACTCGACTATTTCGACAACGGAAAACGTCTGGCAGACCCGGCGAGCGAACTCCCGATGCTTTGTGCGAGCCGCCCGCTATTCGAACAGGTCGTCCGCCGGCGGGTGACGGACAGCCCAGAGATACGTATTCGGGACGAGTGTCAGTTTGTCGATTACCGCAGCGACGATGACGCCACAGCAGTCGAAGGTGTTCGATTCCGGGGAGAAACTGGTGAGGAACGGACGCTCTCGGCTGACCTCGTCGTGGACGCCACTGGCCGCACCTCACGAACTCACAAGTGGCTCGCAGACAACGGCTACACGTCGCCACCGACCGATCGTGTCGACGTTGACCTCGCGTACGGAACCGTCACCGTCGATCGCCCCTCCGAAGAGCGTCGTGCGTATTTCTGCGTCCCGCAGGTTGGCGAGCCGAAGGGCGGCGTCGCAATACCCGCCGAGGGCGATAGCTGGATTGTCACCCTGTTTGGGATGCACGGGGGCCATCCTCCGGGCGACATTGAATCGTACATCGACTTCGCTGACCGACTCCCAATGTCATCGATAGCCGACCTGCTCCGGCAGCAGGAGTGGGTGTCCGAGGAGGTTAGCGTGTATCCGTTCCCGGCCAGCCAGTGGCGGCATTACGAGGCGCTTGATCGGTTCCCGGACGGACTCGTGGTTACCGGTGACGCTATTGCGAGTTTCAATCCCATCTACGGGCAGGGGATGTCTGTAGCAGCACTCGATGCGCTACAGCTCCACCACGTGCTTTCCAATGGCGCTCACGACATCGGCCTCCGGTTTTTCGATCGAGCCGAAACGCACCTCGAGGTGGTCTGGCAGGTAGCAGTCGGGGGTGATTTCCAGTTTGAGGAGACCGACGGGCCGAAACCGTTCGGAACCGACATCTTCAACCGGTACCTCTCCCGGTTGATCGACACTGCACACGACAACGAACAGGTAGCCGAAGCGTTTTATCGTGTACTCCGATTGGAGGAACGACCGACAAGCCTGTTCCATCCGCGTATCGCCGCTCGGGTGCTTTTGCCCTCCTGA
- a CDS encoding sensor histidine kinase: MDGLPGELASGRVASDTGPPDADGHHATLRSIVLDVSTSLMSAEPDELDTKIEWSLGTVGEHIGADRGYTVESRGDAFSVAAEWTADDIDPRQPRRLDLDAHEWLVDRLEGFENVPVPDVGELPAGPTRRHLRDAGVRSAVFLPMVDSWSLVGFVGFETLTADPEWRGPEVSTLRTAADVVTHSRARVRRERELAAQNERLEAFASVVSHDLRNPLNVVTGSIEIAQAETDSDHLDRAARAADRMDDLIDQVLTLAREGEDISDTRAVRLAHVADLAWDAVDTAAADLRVEGDLGVVDADPDRLQEGFANLFRNAVEHAGDDVVVRVGRSDDGFYVADDGPGIPESERDAVFDRGHTSDGGTGLGLAIVRSIVEAHGWEISVTDTEDGGARFDVTDIAE; encoded by the coding sequence ATGGATGGGCTGCCCGGGGAGCTGGCGTCCGGTCGGGTAGCGTCCGACACCGGACCGCCCGACGCGGACGGACACCACGCCACGCTCCGGAGTATCGTCCTCGACGTCTCGACGAGCCTGATGAGCGCCGAACCCGACGAACTCGACACGAAGATCGAGTGGAGCCTCGGGACCGTCGGCGAGCACATCGGCGCCGACCGCGGCTACACCGTCGAGTCCCGTGGGGACGCGTTCAGCGTTGCAGCGGAGTGGACCGCCGACGACATCGACCCGCGACAGCCCCGGCGCCTCGACCTCGACGCCCACGAGTGGCTCGTCGACCGGCTCGAGGGGTTCGAGAACGTCCCCGTGCCGGACGTCGGGGAGCTGCCGGCCGGCCCGACGCGGCGGCACCTCCGGGACGCCGGTGTCCGGTCTGCGGTGTTCCTGCCGATGGTCGACAGCTGGTCGCTCGTCGGGTTCGTCGGCTTCGAGACGCTGACCGCCGATCCGGAGTGGCGCGGCCCGGAGGTGAGCACCCTCCGGACCGCGGCTGATGTCGTAACTCACTCCCGTGCCCGGGTCCGGCGCGAGCGGGAACTCGCGGCGCAAAACGAGCGGCTGGAGGCCTTCGCGAGCGTCGTCTCACACGACCTCCGGAACCCGCTCAACGTCGTGACCGGCTCGATCGAGATCGCGCAGGCGGAGACCGACTCCGACCACCTGGACCGGGCCGCCCGCGCTGCCGACCGGATGGACGACCTCATCGACCAGGTGCTGACGCTGGCCCGGGAGGGTGAGGACATCAGCGACACTCGGGCGGTGCGGCTCGCCCACGTCGCCGACCTGGCGTGGGACGCAGTCGACACCGCGGCGGCCGACCTCCGCGTCGAGGGCGACTTGGGGGTCGTCGACGCCGACCCCGACCGGCTTCAGGAGGGGTTCGCGAACCTGTTTCGGAACGCGGTAGAGCACGCCGGTGACGACGTCGTGGTCCGTGTCGGTCGGTCCGACGACGGGTTCTACGTGGCCGACGACGGTCCCGGGATCCCCGAGTCCGAGCGTGATGCGGTGTTCGACCGCGGTCATACCTCCGACGGCGGAACCGGGCTCGGGCTGGCGATCGTCCGGAGCATCGTCGAGGCCCACGGGTGGGAGATCAGTGTCACCGACACCGAGGACGGTGGCGCCCGGTTCGACGTGACCGACATCGCGGAGTAA
- a CDS encoding CBS domain-containing protein, translating into MNVADAMTPRDELVTVELPGTRDDVLEYLQERGFSSVPVVKQTDDGEEYRGLISRQELIERPDEDQLAVLMREVPTVTPDATVEEAARLMVDAGSRRLPVVDSRLDGIITVTDVIRVIARGEVAVDTTAGEIATADVNTTYVETPLPVAEREIHYANVPYTVCLDSEGSMAGILTEVDIIEVARVVEGEDDTGDSVAGQDDDWMWEGIKAVGKRYIPTRNVEIPAEPASRFMSEEITAVPRTKPATEVAQTMLTEDIEQVPLVAGDELVGIVRDVDLVEAV; encoded by the coding sequence ATGAACGTTGCCGACGCGATGACGCCCCGCGATGAGCTGGTCACCGTCGAACTCCCGGGGACCCGCGACGACGTGCTGGAGTACCTCCAGGAGCGGGGCTTCTCCTCGGTCCCGGTCGTCAAGCAGACCGACGACGGCGAGGAGTACCGCGGGCTGATCTCCCGCCAGGAGCTGATCGAGCGCCCCGACGAGGACCAGCTCGCGGTGCTTATGCGCGAGGTTCCGACCGTCACCCCCGACGCCACCGTCGAGGAGGCGGCGCGGCTGATGGTCGACGCCGGGAGCCGTCGGCTCCCGGTGGTCGACAGCCGGCTCGACGGGATCATCACCGTCACCGACGTGATCCGGGTCATCGCCCGCGGTGAGGTCGCCGTCGACACCACCGCCGGCGAGATCGCCACGGCCGACGTGAACACCACCTACGTCGAGACGCCGCTCCCGGTCGCGGAACGGGAGATCCACTACGCGAACGTCCCGTACACCGTCTGCCTCGACAGCGAGGGGTCGATGGCGGGCATCCTCACTGAGGTCGACATCATCGAGGTCGCCCGCGTGGTGGAGGGCGAAGACGACACCGGCGACTCGGTGGCCGGCCAGGACGACGACTGGATGTGGGAGGGAATCAAGGCGGTCGGCAAGCGGTACATCCCCACCCGGAACGTCGAGATCCCCGCCGAGCCCGCCTCGCGGTTCATGTCCGAGGAGATCACCGCCGTCCCGCGGACCAAGCCGGCCACGGAGGTCGCCCAGACGATGCTCACCGAGGACATAGAGCAGGTACCGCTCGTCGCCGGCGACGAACTCGTCGGGATCGTTCGCGACGTCGACCTGGTGGAGGCGGTGTGA
- the glyS gene encoding glycine--tRNA ligase, with the protein MSGEGERLAELAKRRGYFFGASGAYGGAAGFYTFGPQGAALKSNVEDAWRDRFTVREGNFEIEAPTIMPEPVFEASGHLDGFDDMLVECPDCGESHRADHLIEDNTSIEDAESLPVADVEDLLGDHGIRCPNCGGDLAEEAVTQFNLMFETTIGPGSSTPGYLRPETAQGIFVEFPRIKEYARNSLPFGVTQIGRAYRNEISPRKSIVRTREFTQAELEQFVDPERDDPDLDRVADVEVTLYPVTEQEADGGAYVETTIGAAVEEGIVGDAWIGYFLGIAQEWYEGVGVDTDRFRFRQHLPGERAHYAADCWDAESEVDGDWIEVAGFAYRGDYDLSKHAEYGDDDFTVFREFEEPRTVERAVVEPDMSVLGPEYGSEAADVAAALEELADRNPAAFDGDEVQVTVGGETRTVDSDVANFRIEERTVNGEHITPHVIEPSFGVDRTVYTLLAHAYREDEVGDETRTYLSLSPTVAPTDVGVFPLVSNVPELVDRAEGVVDDLRRAGFSVTYDDSGSIGRRYRRQDEVGTPFCVTVDRDGLEGDGPDTVTVRERDSARQVRLPIESLSTELEAVMDGDTSFDGLVAAYDAVTADTDA; encoded by the coding sequence ATGAGCGGCGAGGGCGAACGCCTCGCGGAACTCGCGAAACGCCGCGGCTACTTCTTCGGCGCCAGCGGGGCGTACGGCGGCGCGGCGGGGTTCTACACCTTCGGCCCGCAGGGTGCGGCGCTGAAATCGAACGTCGAGGACGCGTGGCGCGACCGCTTCACCGTCCGGGAGGGTAACTTCGAGATCGAGGCGCCGACGATAATGCCCGAACCCGTCTTCGAGGCGTCGGGACACCTCGACGGCTTCGACGATATGCTGGTGGAGTGTCCCGACTGCGGGGAGTCCCACCGCGCGGACCACCTGATAGAGGACAACACGTCGATCGAGGACGCCGAATCGCTCCCGGTCGCCGACGTCGAGGACCTGCTCGGCGACCACGGGATCCGGTGTCCGAACTGCGGCGGCGACCTGGCCGAGGAGGCGGTGACGCAGTTCAACCTGATGTTCGAGACGACGATCGGGCCGGGGTCGTCGACGCCGGGGTACCTCCGGCCGGAGACCGCCCAGGGGATCTTCGTGGAGTTCCCGCGGATCAAGGAGTACGCCCGGAACAGCCTGCCGTTCGGCGTCACACAGATCGGGCGAGCGTACCGAAACGAGATCTCGCCGCGGAAGAGCATCGTCCGCACCAGGGAGTTCACCCAGGCCGAACTGGAGCAGTTCGTGGATCCCGAGCGCGACGACCCCGACCTCGACCGCGTCGCCGACGTCGAGGTCACGCTCTACCCCGTCACCGAACAGGAGGCCGACGGCGGGGCCTACGTCGAGACGACGATCGGGGCGGCGGTCGAGGAGGGGATCGTCGGCGACGCGTGGATCGGCTACTTCCTCGGGATCGCCCAGGAGTGGTACGAGGGGGTGGGCGTCGATACGGACCGGTTCCGGTTCCGCCAGCACCTCCCGGGGGAGCGGGCACACTACGCCGCCGATTGCTGGGACGCCGAAAGCGAGGTCGACGGCGACTGGATCGAGGTCGCGGGCTTTGCCTACCGGGGCGACTACGACCTCTCGAAACACGCCGAGTACGGCGACGACGACTTCACCGTCTTCCGGGAGTTCGAAGAGCCGCGGACGGTCGAGCGGGCGGTCGTCGAGCCGGATATGAGCGTGCTCGGCCCCGAGTACGGGAGCGAGGCCGCCGACGTCGCCGCCGCCTTGGAGGAACTGGCCGACCGCAACCCCGCGGCGTTCGACGGCGACGAGGTGCAGGTCACCGTCGGCGGCGAGACCCGCACCGTCGACAGCGACGTGGCGAACTTCCGGATCGAGGAGCGGACGGTCAACGGCGAGCACATCACGCCGCACGTGATCGAACCCTCCTTCGGCGTCGACCGGACGGTGTACACGCTCCTGGCGCACGCCTACCGCGAGGACGAGGTCGGCGACGAGACGCGGACCTACCTCTCGTTGTCGCCGACGGTCGCCCCCACCGACGTGGGCGTGTTCCCGCTGGTCTCGAACGTCCCGGAACTCGTCGACCGCGCGGAGGGCGTCGTCGACGACCTCCGGCGGGCGGGGTTCAGCGTCACCTACGACGACTCCGGCAGCATCGGCCGCCGGTACCGCCGACAGGACGAGGTCGGGACGCCGTTCTGCGTCACCGTCGACCGCGACGGCCTGGAGGGCGACGGCCCCGACACCGTGACGGTCCGGGAACGGGACTCCGCACGGCAGGTCCGGCTCCCGATCGAGTCGCTGTCGACCGAGCTCGAGGCCGTGATGGACGGCGACACGTCGTTCGACGGGCTGGTCGCGGCCTACGACGCCGTCACGGCCGACACGGACGCCTAA
- a CDS encoding dolichol kinase, producing MPVATLAEDLAARRELKRRLVHASGTGLPLLYVLDLVTWRQFGFVMLACSAVAAALEFVRLAVGLEWAIYDELTRPYEQENVAGYGLYMFSITAVVLVFAPQVAVPATLMLTIGDPVSGLLSGSREAGEPKRPRTLAAMFLVCLAVSVPFLVPAAGPAAGVVAAVAAAAAATLADGFTPVISGYVVDDNASIPLVAAVAGGAVLAATGAAPVFDVGVVPALA from the coding sequence GTGCCGGTCGCCACGCTCGCCGAGGACCTCGCGGCGCGGCGCGAGCTCAAGCGGCGACTCGTCCACGCCAGTGGCACGGGGCTGCCGCTCCTCTACGTGCTCGATCTCGTGACGTGGCGACAGTTCGGCTTCGTGATGCTCGCGTGTTCGGCGGTCGCGGCGGCACTGGAGTTCGTCCGGCTGGCGGTCGGCCTCGAGTGGGCGATCTACGACGAACTCACCCGCCCGTACGAACAGGAGAACGTGGCGGGCTACGGGCTGTACATGTTCAGCATCACCGCAGTCGTGCTGGTCTTCGCGCCGCAGGTCGCCGTCCCGGCGACGCTGATGCTGACGATCGGCGATCCGGTCTCGGGGCTGCTGTCGGGGTCCCGCGAGGCGGGCGAACCGAAGCGGCCGCGCACGCTCGCGGCGATGTTTCTGGTCTGTCTCGCCGTCTCGGTGCCGTTCCTGGTGCCGGCCGCGGGACCCGCGGCCGGCGTCGTCGCGGCAGTTGCCGCCGCCGCCGCCGCGACGCTGGCCGACGGGTTCACGCCGGTGATCTCGGGGTACGTCGTCGACGACAACGCCTCGATCCCGCTCGTTGCGGCCGTCGCCGGCGGCGCGGTACTCGCCGCTACCGGCGCCGCGCCCGTGTTCGATGTCGGTGTCGTCCCCGCGCTCGCGTAA
- a CDS encoding cation:proton antiporter regulatory subunit, producing MTVYESDLPGVGKKHEIDVPDGSRLVVVTHNDGHREVFLRETADSDSEKLFELPDDLARRVGTILEGAYFQPVRSEDVATLLGGDTMLEWVEVGEESPLAGRTLADSDLRAETGASIVAIERGDEVLPSPGGETTVHAGDMLIAVGSRDDCDALESWVTGE from the coding sequence GTGACCGTCTACGAGAGCGACCTCCCGGGCGTCGGCAAGAAACACGAGATCGACGTGCCGGACGGCTCCCGGCTCGTGGTCGTGACCCACAACGACGGCCACCGGGAGGTCTTCCTGCGGGAGACCGCCGACAGCGACTCCGAGAAGCTCTTCGAGCTGCCGGACGACCTGGCGCGCCGCGTCGGCACGATCCTCGAAGGCGCGTACTTCCAGCCGGTCCGCTCGGAGGACGTCGCGACGCTCCTCGGCGGCGACACGATGCTGGAGTGGGTCGAGGTCGGCGAGGAGTCGCCGCTCGCGGGGCGGACGCTGGCCGACTCCGACCTCCGCGCGGAGACCGGGGCGTCGATCGTCGCCATCGAGCGCGGCGACGAGGTGCTCCCCTCACCGGGGGGTGAGACGACGGTCCACGCCGGCGATATGCTCATCGCCGTCGGCTCCCGCGACGACTGCGACGCCCTTGAGTCGTGGGTGACGGGCGAGTAA
- a CDS encoding cation:proton antiporter, giving the protein MAAGLFEFGEVLLVCAVAGALALRIGLSVIPLYVVGGMLAGPFVAGRVGLPAVPHGEVLAVLAEVGIVLLLFFLGLEFSLDRLFAARSQISRAGVVDAALNLPLGIALGLALGWSATEALLLGGIVYISSSAIITKTLIDLGWIADPEADPILGTLVFEDLFIAVYLAVVTSLVVGGGDVAELGRSLAVAFAFLGALLAAVQYGTGFFTRVLDVADTESFVLRTLGVVVPVAGVALTLGVSEAVAAFFIGMGFATSGHRDRIERLLTPVRDVFAAVFFFWIGVGTDPRLVVGVVVPLAAAVLLTTPAKLLSGYLGGRVYDLSAHRSLRVGVGLVPRGEFSLVIAALAASGSTVVMRETIPALAVGYVLVMSVLGTVLMQHSDAVEGAARRLRPAGG; this is encoded by the coding sequence ATGGCGGCCGGGCTCTTCGAGTTCGGCGAGGTGCTCCTCGTGTGTGCCGTCGCCGGGGCGCTCGCGCTCCGGATCGGCCTCTCCGTGATCCCGCTGTACGTCGTGGGCGGAATGCTCGCGGGTCCCTTCGTCGCCGGCCGGGTCGGGCTCCCCGCGGTCCCGCACGGGGAGGTACTCGCCGTGCTCGCGGAGGTCGGGATCGTGCTCCTGCTTTTCTTCCTCGGGCTGGAGTTCAGCCTCGACCGGCTGTTCGCCGCCCGCTCGCAGATCAGCCGCGCGGGCGTCGTCGACGCGGCGTTGAACCTGCCGCTGGGGATCGCGCTCGGACTCGCTTTGGGGTGGTCGGCGACGGAGGCGCTGCTGCTCGGCGGGATCGTCTACATCTCGTCGTCGGCGATCATCACGAAGACGCTCATCGACCTGGGGTGGATCGCCGACCCCGAGGCCGATCCGATCCTCGGCACCCTCGTCTTCGAGGACCTGTTCATCGCGGTGTATCTCGCGGTGGTCACATCCCTCGTCGTCGGCGGGGGCGACGTGGCCGAGTTGGGGCGGTCGCTGGCGGTGGCCTTCGCCTTCTTAGGGGCGCTTCTCGCCGCCGTGCAGTACGGGACGGGCTTTTTCACCAGGGTGTTGGACGTGGCCGACACCGAGTCGTTCGTCCTCCGCACCCTCGGGGTGGTGGTCCCGGTCGCCGGCGTCGCGCTGACGCTCGGCGTGAGCGAGGCGGTCGCGGCCTTCTTCATCGGGATGGGGTTCGCCACCAGCGGCCACCGCGACCGGATCGAGCGGCTGCTCACGCCGGTCCGGGACGTCTTCGCCGCGGTCTTCTTCTTCTGGATCGGCGTCGGCACCGACCCGCGGCTGGTCGTCGGCGTCGTGGTCCCGCTGGCGGCGGCGGTGTTGCTAACTACCCCCGCGAAGCTACTCTCCGGCTACCTCGGCGGTCGCGTCTACGACCTCTCGGCGCACCGGTCGCTCCGCGTCGGGGTCGGGCTGGTGCCCCGCGGGGAGTTCTCCCTTGTCATCGCTGCCCTGGCCGCAAGCGGGTCGACCGTGGTGATGCGGGAGACCATCCCCGCCTTGGCGGTGGGGTACGTCCTGGTGATGAGCGTCCTCGGGACGGTGCTGATGCAGCACTCCGACGCGGTCGAAGGCGCCGCCCGCCGCCTCCGACCCGCAGGGGGATGA
- a CDS encoding argininosuccinate synthase yields MTSVALAFSGGLDTTVCVSLLKEEYGYDEVVGVTVDVGQPESEFAEARETAEAHGLDLHVVDAKAEFADLCFESVRANATYQGYPLGTALARPVIAEAILEVAETEGCDALAHGCTGKGNDQLRFEAVWRRSDLEVVAPVRELELTREWEMAYAEDNDLPVQSGNDGVWSIDTNLWSRSVEGGDLEDPGHVPGEEIYEWTTDPATATETELVEIGFEDGYPVALDGEELDPVELIRRLNDRAGAHGVGRTDMMEDRMLGLKVRENYEHPAATTLLAAHESLEGLVLTKDERDFKRRVDDEWAQKGYEGLVDHPLVDALEGFVAETQARVTGTVTIKFEGGRARPVARESEYAAYSEDAASFNTEDVGGITQKDATGVAKYHGFQGRLANAARDAVEGREDDEGDWE; encoded by the coding sequence ATGACAAGCGTGGCGCTCGCCTTCTCCGGCGGGTTGGACACGACGGTGTGCGTGTCGCTCCTCAAAGAGGAGTACGGGTACGACGAGGTCGTCGGCGTGACCGTCGACGTGGGACAGCCCGAATCCGAGTTCGCGGAGGCACGAGAGACCGCAGAGGCCCACGGGCTCGACCTCCACGTCGTGGACGCGAAAGCCGAGTTTGCCGACCTGTGTTTCGAGTCGGTCCGGGCGAACGCGACCTACCAAGGGTACCCGCTGGGGACGGCGCTGGCGCGGCCGGTGATCGCCGAGGCGATCCTCGAGGTGGCCGAGACCGAGGGGTGTGACGCCCTCGCCCACGGCTGCACCGGGAAGGGCAACGACCAGCTCCGGTTCGAGGCGGTCTGGCGGCGCTCCGACCTCGAGGTGGTCGCGCCGGTGCGCGAACTCGAACTCACCCGCGAGTGGGAGATGGCGTACGCCGAGGACAACGACCTCCCCGTCCAGTCGGGCAACGACGGCGTGTGGTCGATCGACACCAACCTCTGGAGCCGGTCGGTCGAGGGCGGCGACCTCGAGGACCCCGGCCACGTCCCCGGCGAGGAGATCTACGAGTGGACCACGGACCCCGCAACCGCGACGGAGACCGAACTCGTGGAGATCGGCTTCGAGGACGGCTATCCCGTTGCCCTGGATGGCGAGGAACTCGATCCCGTCGAGCTGATCCGGAGGCTCAACGACCGCGCCGGCGCCCACGGCGTCGGGCGCACCGACATGATGGAGGATCGGATGCTCGGGCTGAAGGTCCGCGAGAACTACGAGCACCCCGCGGCGACCACGCTGCTCGCCGCCCACGAGTCGCTCGAAGGCCTCGTGCTCACGAAGGACGAACGCGACTTCAAGCGCCGCGTCGACGACGAGTGGGCCCAGAAGGGGTACGAGGGGCTGGTCGATCACCCGCTCGTGGACGCCCTGGAGGGGTTCGTCGCGGAGACCCAAGCCCGGGTCACCGGTACGGTGACGATCAAGTTCGAGGGCGGGCGCGCCCGCCCGGTCGCCCGCGAGTCCGAATACGCCGCGTACTCCGAGGACGCGGCGTCGTTCAACACCGAGGACGTGGGCGGGATCACCCAGAAGGACGCCACCGGCGTCGCGAAGTACCACGGGTTCCAGGGGCGGCTCGCCAACGCCGCACGGGACGCCGTCGAGGGGCGCGAGGACGACGAGGGCGACTGGGAGTGA
- the argH gene encoding argininosuccinate lyase, whose protein sequence is MPGEEASDDGGDGDAGSVVRRDRFSGGPARGFLSSLAADERIFDADLAVDRAHVVMLAEQGIVDDGVAGGILTALDDVEAAGHGALPDGEDVHEAIETAVIDRVGPDGGRMHTARSRNDEVAACIRYRLREDLQDAAEATVALREALLDAAADHVDTVMPGYTHLQPAQPTTVAHYLASYESAVARDTARLLEAYDRVNRSPLGAAAFAGTPFDVDRERTAELLGFNGVVDNSMDAAAGRDFLAESTAALATHAVTVSGLAEDLVVFANKGYVDLDDAYASTSSIMPQKVNPDSLELVRAVAGDAVGGLSGLLTTLKGLPRAYNRDLQRATPHVWETVDAVTEATAVAAGAVGTAEWPAETLEAAAGEGFSTATGVADALAMAGVPFRTAHEVLAAAAERADGGTPDVDALDAVATDVLGESLFEYVPRERIEAVLDPRESVASRDSAGGPAPEAVAAHLDAAEAGIDADAAALADRRDALEDAAGALEREVASYV, encoded by the coding sequence ATGCCGGGCGAGGAGGCGAGTGACGACGGGGGCGACGGCGACGCCGGGAGCGTCGTGCGCCGGGACCGCTTCAGCGGCGGCCCCGCCCGCGGGTTCCTGTCGAGCCTCGCGGCCGACGAGCGGATCTTCGACGCCGACCTCGCGGTCGACCGCGCCCACGTCGTAATGCTGGCCGAGCAGGGGATCGTCGACGACGGCGTCGCCGGCGGGATCCTGACCGCCCTCGACGACGTCGAGGCCGCAGGCCACGGCGCGCTCCCCGACGGCGAGGACGTCCACGAGGCGATCGAGACCGCCGTGATCGACCGCGTCGGCCCCGACGGCGGTCGGATGCACACCGCCCGGAGTCGGAACGACGAGGTCGCGGCGTGCATCCGCTACCGCCTGCGCGAGGACCTGCAAGACGCCGCCGAGGCGACGGTCGCGCTCCGGGAGGCGCTTCTCGACGCGGCCGCCGACCACGTCGACACGGTGATGCCGGGCTACACCCACCTCCAGCCCGCCCAGCCGACCACGGTCGCGCACTATCTGGCCTCCTACGAGTCGGCGGTCGCCCGCGACACCGCCCGCCTGCTGGAGGCCTACGACCGGGTCAACCGGTCGCCGCTGGGGGCGGCGGCGTTCGCGGGCACGCCGTTCGACGTCGACAGGGAGCGGACGGCGGAGCTTCTGGGCTTCAACGGCGTCGTCGACAACTCGATGGACGCCGCCGCGGGGCGGGACTTCCTCGCGGAATCGACCGCGGCACTCGCGACCCACGCCGTCACCGTCTCGGGGCTGGCGGAGGACCTCGTCGTCTTCGCCAACAAGGGCTACGTCGACCTCGACGACGCCTACGCCTCCACGTCGTCGATCATGCCCCAGAAGGTCAACCCCGACAGCCTGGAACTCGTACGGGCGGTCGCCGGCGACGCGGTCGGCGGGCTCTCCGGCCTGCTGACCACGCTGAAGGGGCTGCCGCGGGCGTACAACCGCGACCTCCAGCGGGCGACCCCCCACGTCTGGGAGACGGTCGACGCGGTCACGGAGGCGACCGCGGTCGCCGCGGGCGCGGTCGGCACCGCCGAGTGGCCCGCGGAGACGCTCGAAGCCGCCGCGGGCGAGGGGTTCTCCACCGCGACCGGCGTCGCCGACGCCCTCGCGATGGCGGGGGTGCCGTTCCGGACCGCCCACGAGGTGCTCGCGGCCGCGGCCGAGCGCGCCGACGGCGGGACGCCCGACGTCGACGCCCTCGATGCGGTCGCGACCGACGTGCTGGGGGAGTCGCTGTTCGAGTACGTCCCCCGCGAGCGCATCGAGGCGGTGCTGGACCCCCGCGAGAGCGTCGCCAGCCGCGACTCCGCGGGCGGTCCGGCACCCGAGGCGGTGGCGGCGCACCTCGACGCCGCGGAAGCGGGGATCGACGCCGACGCCGCGGCGCTCGCCGACCGTCGGGACGCGCTCGAAGACGCCGCCGGGGCGCTGGAACGGGAGGTCGCGTCGTATGTCTGA
- the lysW gene encoding lysine biosynthesis protein LysW, producing the protein MADTITAEDPLTGEEIEIPSDVEVGEIVDSPATGAELEVISVDPVVLEEAPELEEDWGE; encoded by the coding sequence ATGGCAGACACGATCACCGCGGAAGACCCGCTGACAGGCGAGGAGATCGAGATCCCGTCCGACGTCGAGGTCGGCGAGATCGTCGACAGTCCCGCGACCGGCGCGGAACTGGAAGTAATCTCCGTCGACCCCGTCGTCTTGGAGGAAGCCCCGGAGCTCGAAGAGGACTGGGGCGAGTGA